In the genome of Vicia villosa cultivar HV-30 ecotype Madison, WI linkage group LG7, Vvil1.0, whole genome shotgun sequence, one region contains:
- the LOC131620281 gene encoding E3 ubiquitin-protein ligase RGLG4-like: protein MGNSLAKKRKAQFSGHDESRITSTTTSKSLSKPPQLPSEPQQSHHGLGKLSAKKKYALIPDNFTSLQQVTSALRNEGLESSNLILGIDFTKSNEWTGRISFNNRSLHAIGDTRNPYEKAISIIGKTLAPFDDDNLIPCFGFGDATTHDHEVFSFHADNSACHGFEEVLACYQKIVPNLSLSGPTSYAPVIEAAIDMVEKTNGQFHVLVIVADGQVTRYENNGDGKLSPQEERTIKAIVDASSYPLSIVLIGVGDGPWGDMKKFDDKLPARDFDNFQFVNFNDIMSKKISSSAKEAAFALAALMEIPFQYKATLELGLLGRTTGRANKMVPRPPPAPYSRHMPPDYFLRNMPESSMDDERNQMICAICLTNRKDLAFGCGHMTCRDCGSRLSNCPICRQRITNRLRVFSG, encoded by the exons ATGGGAAACTCACTGGCGAAAAAGCGCAAAGCTCAATTTTCCGGACACGATGAATCGAGAATCACATCCACCACCACAAGCAAATCCCTCTCCAAACCACCGCAGTTACCGTCTGAACCACAGCAATCTCATCATGGCTTAGGGAAGCTCTCTGCGAAGAAGAAATATGCTCTGATTCCGGATAACTTTACCTCTCTTCAACAG GTTACAAGTGCCTTGAGGAACGAAGGTTTAGAGTCATCAAATCTCATCCTTGGAATCGATTTTACTAAAAGCAATGAATGGACTG GCAGAATCTCGTTTAATAATCGAAGTCTACATGCTATTGGAGATACACGTAATCCCTATGAGAAAGCGATTTCTATTATTGGAAAGACGTTGGCTCCTTTTGATGACGACAACTTGATTCCTTGTTTTGGATTTGGCGACG CTACAACTCATGATCACGAAGTGTTTAGCTTTCATGCTGATAATTCAGCTTGCCATGGATTTGAGGAAGTTTTGGCTTGCTATCAAAAAATTGTTCCAAACTTGAGCCTTTCAG GACCAACATCATATGCTCCGGTGATTGAGGCTGCAATAGACATGGTTGAGAAAACAAATGGCCAATTCCACGTGTTAGTTATTGTTGCAGATGGCCAG GTTACGAGATATGAAAATAATGGTGATGGAAAATTAAGTCCTCAAGAAGAGAGAACAATAAAAGCAATTGTTGATGCAAG TTCATACCCTCTTTCTATTGTTCTGATTGGAGTTGGTGACGGTCCTTGGGGAGATATGAAGAAGTTTGATGACAAGTTACCTGCACGTGATTTCGACAATTTTCAG TTTgttaacttcaatgacatcaTGTCTAAGAAAATAAGCTCCTCTGCGAAAGAAGCTGCTTTTGCTCTGGCTGCTCTTATGGAGATACCTTTCCAATATAAAGCAACCCTTGAGCTTGGATTACTTGG TCGTACTACAGGAAGGGCAAATAAAATGGTTCCAAGACCTCCTCCAGCACCTTATTCTCGACATATGCCACCAGATTATTTTCTGAGGAACATGCCAGAATCATCCATGGATGATGAGCGAAACCAAATG ATATGTGCTATATGTTTGACCAATAGAAAGGATTTGGCCTTTGGATGTGGTCACATG ACTTGCAGAGATTGTGGGTCAAGATTAAGCAATTGTCCGATATGCCGACAGAGGATCACCAATCGCTTAAGGGTGTTTTCTGGATGA
- the LOC131620280 gene encoding uncharacterized protein LOC131620280 isoform X1, with protein MLVYVATSLDLSWFLELFGSTEKETPICDHGNKVDESNSSRGYILFTILIALVLLKFYWTGENKEINSNINEADDEEEEPEYPADEHQLSHRASEHRGASPRNVIPCAFCGNSSTTRCARCKVARYCSGGCQIEHWRSWHRYECIELESEKDEARNVDQHQTHMLVDDKYDNENIRNVEMNVSSSSSSVKNCESDVGCEQCGRPSTTKCSRCKSVGYCSTKCLITNWRWHKYNCTAGDANSAQPETPNGNVELLNHSNEEQENIHSPRPLYLELHPVTTTTNEAQVHKTQWGEHIEDELVKSRKENLELRSERDEWKKRASFARERFQSFKEESEKQIAAQDNIAEKRKLEKHIQMVESECTKLKKELEEQHKDIQYLTLESNRSHEMAQIAIREVEAIKQELIEERENVERIKANFTRDITFSNSKAIVAEAKLSDLQRKIKLREYKACTICLTNEKDMAFGCGHMTCRDCGSKLSKCPICREQISSHIKLFSG; from the exons ATGCTTGTTTATGTGGCAACATCATTGGACCTAAGTTGGTTTCTTGAGTTGTTTGGTTCCACTGAAAAGGAAACACCCATTTGTGATCATGGCAATAAAGTTGATGAATCTAATTCGTCACGAGGTTACATATTATTCACAATTTTGATTGCTCTTGTGTTGTTGAAGTTTTATTGGACCGGAGAAAACAAAGAAATCAATTCCAATATCAATGAggctgatgatgaagaagaagaaccgGAGTATCCTGCGGACGAACATCAGCTCAGTCACCGGGCATCCGAGCACCGCGGTGCGTCTCCAAGAAACGTTATTCCGTGTGCCTTCTGTGGCAATTCAAGCACCACAAGATGTGCTCGCTGCAAGGTTGCTAGATATTG CTCAGGAGGATGCCAAATAGAACATTGGAGGTCATGGCATAGATATGAATGCATTGAAttagagagtgaaaaagatgaagcAAGAAATGTTGATCAACACCAAACCCATATGCTTGTCGACGACAAGTATGATAAT GAGAATATCCGTAATGTGGAGATGAATGTATCAAGTAGCAGCAGTAGTGTGAAGAACTGTGAATCTGATGTTGGGTGTGAACAATGTGGAAGACCAAGTACCACCAAATGTTCACGATGTAAATCTGTCGGATACTG CTCTACAAAGTGTTTGATTACCAACTGGAGATGGCATAAATATAATTGCACTGCAGGAGATGCCAATTCAGCTCAACCAGAAACACCTAATGGAAAT GTTGAATTGCTCAATCACTCAAATGAAGAACAAGAGAATATTCATTCACCTAGGCCACTTTATTTGGAGCTTCATCCTG TTACTACAACTACCAATGAAGCACAAGTGCATAAAACTCAATGGGGGGAACATATTGAAGATGAACTAGTAAAGTCTAG GAAGGAGAACTTGGAACTAAGGTCAGAGCGTGACGAGTGGAAGAAGCGGGCGAGTTTCGCTAGAGAAAGATTTCAAAGTTTCAAGGAAGAATCTGAAAAACAA ATTGCAGCACAAGATAACATTGCAGAGAAGAGAAAGTTAGAAAAACATATACAAATGGTAGAG AGCGAATGTACTAAGCTGAAGAAAGAGCTAGAAGAACAACACAAAGATATTCAATATCTTACACTAGAATCTAATAGGAGTCACGAGATGGCACAAATTGCCATAAGAGAAGTTGAAGCAATAAAACAAGAGCTTATAGAAGAGCGAGAAAATGTTGAACGAATTAAAGCGAATTTTACTAGAGATATTACATTCTCCAACTCAAAAGCTATTGTTGCTGAG GCAAAACTCAGTGATCTTCAGAGAAAAATAAAGTTGAGAGAGTATAAG GCATGCACTATATGTCTGACTAATGAGAAGGACATGGCCTTTGGGTGTGGACACATG ACTTGTAGAGACTGTGGATCAAAATTATCAAAGTGTCCAATATGTCGAGAGCAGATTTCAAGTCATATTAAATTGTTTTCTGGCTAA
- the LOC131620280 gene encoding uncharacterized protein LOC131620280 isoform X2, with protein MRLMMKKKNRSILRTNISSVTGHPSTAVRLQETLFRVPSVAIQAPQDVLAARLLDIGGCQIEHWRSWHRYECIELESEKDEARNVDQHQTHMLVDDKYDNENIRNVEMNVSSSSSSVKNCESDVGCEQCGRPSTTKCSRCKSVGYCSTKCLITNWRWHKYNCTAGDANSAQPETPNGNVELLNHSNEEQENIHSPRPLYLELHPVTTTTNEAQVHKTQWGEHIEDELVKSRKENLELRSERDEWKKRASFARERFQSFKEESEKQIAAQDNIAEKRKLEKHIQMVESECTKLKKELEEQHKDIQYLTLESNRSHEMAQIAIREVEAIKQELIEERENVERIKANFTRDITFSNSKAIVAEAKLSDLQRKIKLREYKACTICLTNEKDMAFGCGHMTCRDCGSKLSKCPICREQISSHIKLFSG; from the exons ATGAggctgatgatgaagaagaagaaccgGAGTATCCTGCGGACGAACATCAGCTCAGTCACCGGGCATCCGAGCACCGCGGTGCGTCTCCAAGAAACGTTATTCCGTGTGCCTTCTGTGGCAATTCAAGCACCACAAGATGTGCTCGCTGCAAGGTTGCTAGATATTG GAGGATGCCAAATAGAACATTGGAGGTCATGGCATAGATATGAATGCATTGAAttagagagtgaaaaagatgaagcAAGAAATGTTGATCAACACCAAACCCATATGCTTGTCGACGACAAGTATGATAAT GAGAATATCCGTAATGTGGAGATGAATGTATCAAGTAGCAGCAGTAGTGTGAAGAACTGTGAATCTGATGTTGGGTGTGAACAATGTGGAAGACCAAGTACCACCAAATGTTCACGATGTAAATCTGTCGGATACTG CTCTACAAAGTGTTTGATTACCAACTGGAGATGGCATAAATATAATTGCACTGCAGGAGATGCCAATTCAGCTCAACCAGAAACACCTAATGGAAAT GTTGAATTGCTCAATCACTCAAATGAAGAACAAGAGAATATTCATTCACCTAGGCCACTTTATTTGGAGCTTCATCCTG TTACTACAACTACCAATGAAGCACAAGTGCATAAAACTCAATGGGGGGAACATATTGAAGATGAACTAGTAAAGTCTAG GAAGGAGAACTTGGAACTAAGGTCAGAGCGTGACGAGTGGAAGAAGCGGGCGAGTTTCGCTAGAGAAAGATTTCAAAGTTTCAAGGAAGAATCTGAAAAACAA ATTGCAGCACAAGATAACATTGCAGAGAAGAGAAAGTTAGAAAAACATATACAAATGGTAGAG AGCGAATGTACTAAGCTGAAGAAAGAGCTAGAAGAACAACACAAAGATATTCAATATCTTACACTAGAATCTAATAGGAGTCACGAGATGGCACAAATTGCCATAAGAGAAGTTGAAGCAATAAAACAAGAGCTTATAGAAGAGCGAGAAAATGTTGAACGAATTAAAGCGAATTTTACTAGAGATATTACATTCTCCAACTCAAAAGCTATTGTTGCTGAG GCAAAACTCAGTGATCTTCAGAGAAAAATAAAGTTGAGAGAGTATAAG GCATGCACTATATGTCTGACTAATGAGAAGGACATGGCCTTTGGGTGTGGACACATG ACTTGTAGAGACTGTGGATCAAAATTATCAAAGTGTCCAATATGTCGAGAGCAGATTTCAAGTCATATTAAATTGTTTTCTGGCTAA
- the LOC131618612 gene encoding uncharacterized protein LOC131618612 yields the protein MPAHGGGSGVNAIENEEISVVSDVGCLTFPLMSVKQHLANSGIFPSCGVDCDNCKNQLGVCIDLKSMVLKLMDEGPLQFYRKKRNARVANDEVVVIDIPYEPVAPINIQVPVQIPIVIPYAEQPATLMITVPGPIPYESEKAVPWNYGSDVYYYGTKKEDELKDNFVKAAVANADNIAGTGKITHSGRVFSPQLIQNNADASVKAKGKQVVVDSQNSPVQNGAPDSVVSSKDVEELLRIIKKSDYKVVEQLGQTQSKISILQLLMCSEVHRDALLKILNNAYVPHEISVNQLEAVANNISAGTGLGFTDRDLPPEGRNHNKALHILMECKGTTLSRVLVDTGSSLNVLPKSALMRIDYAGVELRPSELVVRAFDGSRRSVFGEVDFPIQKLKYPVDGKVVTVCGEEDYIVSHLSSFRYVEIEGEIHETPFQAFEAVNAVRTPLYEITKPETDMSSLKDAQVVVETGKVEGWGQVSDVRPKFDKNGLGFNPGRQSASPKPSILSPIKFVSGGIIQNSQSDLPSQGGSL from the exons ATGCCTGCCCATGGCGGAGGTTCAGGTGTGAATGCTATTGAGAATGAAGAGATAAGTGTTGTATCTGATGTGGGCTGTTTGACTTTTCCTCTTATGTCTGTGAAGCAACATCTGGCTAATAGTGGCATCTTCCCGAGCTGTGGTGTCGATTGTGATAATTGCAAGAATCAACTTGGGGTCTGTATTGATTTGAAGAGTATGGTTCTGAAATTGATGGACGAAGGTCCTCTCCAGTTctatagaaagaagagaaacgCGAGGGTTGCAAACGATGAGGTGGTGGTAATTGACATTCCATATGAACCTGTGGCTCCTATTAATATTCAGGTGCCTGTTCAGATACCTATTGTCATTCCTTATGCAGAGCAACCAGCAACATTAATGATCACTGTTCCTGGGCCGATTCCATATGAGAGTGAGAAGGCCGTTCCTTGGAATTATGGCTCAGATGTGTACTACTATGGTACGAAGAAAGAGGATGAGTTGAAAGACAATTTTGTGAAAGCCGCAGTTGCAAATGCCGATAATATTGCTGGTACTGGTAAAATTACTCACAGTGGTAGAGTTTTCTCTCCTCAGCTTATACAAAACAATGCAGATGCTTCGGTTAAGGCCAAAGGCAAACAAGTGGTGGTTGATAGCCAGAACTCTCCGGTTCAGAATGGGGCACCTGACAGTGTTGTGTCTTCCAAGGACGTGGAGGAGTTGTTGAGAATCATCAAGAAGTCTGATTACAAagttgttgagcagttgggtcagacccaatCGAAGATTTCCATCTTGCAATTGTTGATGTGCTCGGAGGTTCATAGAGACGCTCTATTGAAAATCCTGAATAATGCTTACGTACCacatgaaatatctgtgaatcagttaGAGGCGGTGGCCAACAATATTTCAGCTGGAACTGGTTTGGGATTTACTGATCGTGACCTTCCTCCTGAggggagaaaccataacaaggcattgcatattttgatggAGTGTAAGGGGACGACCTTGTCTCGTGTCCTGGTTGATACAGGTTCTTCCTTAAATGTGCTTCCCAAATCGGCCCTTATGAGAATTGACTATGCTGGTGTTGAGTTGAGGCCCAGTGAATTGGTGGTACGCGCTTTTGatggttcaaggaggtctgtgttcggagaAGTAGACTTTCCTATCCAA aagttgaagtatccagttGATGGTAAAGTGGTGACAGTTTGTGGTGAGGAAGATTACATCGTGAGTCATTTGTCTTCTTTCCGCTATGTGGAGATTGAAGGTGAAATCCATGAAACGCCTTTCCAAGCGTTCGAAGCTGTGAATGCTGTAAGAACCCCTCTttatgagataacgaagccagaaACAGATATGTCTTCCCTGAAAGATGCTCAAGTGGTTGTTGAGACGGGAAAGGTAGAAGGTTGGGGGCAAGTGAGTGatgtgcgtcccaaatttgacaagaatggtcttggtttcaaCCCGGGGAGGCAGAGTGCATCGCCCAAGCCTAGTATCCTCAgcccgatcaagtttgtgagtggTGGTATCATTCAGAACAGTCAG tccgatctaccaagccaaggaggaagcttatga